A window of Rhinatrema bivittatum chromosome 2, aRhiBiv1.1, whole genome shotgun sequence contains these coding sequences:
- the FERD3L gene encoding fer3-like protein, whose product VTALPKNCLNSTVLDFVADVSLAAPVHGLDLYDRLYGFASLGSRALSFREGMPALNRLDEEDPEEEEEEEEALKASPVLGRPKRKRLITYAQRQAANIRERKRMFNLNEAFDQLRKKVPTFAYEKRLSRIETLRLAIVYISFMTDLLDGYQKKDACSRLG is encoded by the exons GTTACTGCACTGCCGAAGAACTGTTTGAAC TCCACGGTGCTAGATTTCGTGGCGGACGTGAGCTTG GCGGCCCCCGTGCACGGCCTGGACCTCTATGACCGGCTGTACGGCTTTGCTTCGCTTGGGAGCAGAGCCCTTTCCTTCCGGGAGGGGATGCCTGCTCTGAACAGGCTGGATGAGGAGGAccccgaggaggaggaggaggaggaggaggcactgAAGGCATCGCCCGTCCTGGGGAGACCCAAAAGAAAACGACTGATTACGTATGCCCAGCGCCAAGCCGCCAACATCAGGGAGCGAAAGAGGATGTTCAACCTGAACGAGGCCTTTGACCAGCTCAGGAAGAAGGTGCCCACGTTTGCCTACGAGAAGAGGCTGTCCAGGATCGAAACCCTGCGCCTTGCCATCGTCTACATCTCCTTCATGACCGACCTGCTGGATGGCTACCAAAAGAAAGACGCGTGTAGCAGGCTGGGATGA